The Nicotiana sylvestris chromosome 6, ASM39365v2, whole genome shotgun sequence genomic sequence GAAAGTTGTATTAGAAAGTGTGTCTTTAGCTCTCCAAAGACCGTGCTTATATATGTGTTGCTCCAACGGCGAGTTAACGGCTAGTTTGACTCTATTAATTGTAAAATAACTTACTAAATAATAATTAGATGTAAATAACATATTTCAAAGAGAAAAGTTTTCCCAAACCAAGATGGACATTACCTTTGGAGATATCACAAATTTTCCAACACATTCAACTTGGATATGAAATGTTTTTTATATTAttcattttacctatttatttaatatttttataaacTAATGCTTTCAAAACAGTAATTAAAAGATACTTCAAGTTTCAAATTGGTCAATAAAATAGAATGAATTACAGTATAATGATTACAATTCACACCTTCTTTCACATAGGTGCCCTTGCTTTGAAAGAAAAAGTGAAAAGATTATTGCATGATCATTTTTTCCCATTCAATTTTTTTCGGAAGAGTTATATTGAATCATTACACCTCGTATATATGTGTTGAACGTGTACATAGACGTCTCCTTCTAATCCTCCAACCTGAGTTTGGCATTATCATTATATGCCATGAAAATGACATCAGCTAGCCGGATTATATTTAGGAATCAATCAATGCgtcctgaattttaatttttctgTTCAAATTTTCAGGACATGAATGTCATGAATTATCATGGagtcaaaaattttaatttagaatttcAGGACAAAAATAAGTACTGGCTAATCTCTAAATAGCGTCCCGAAAACGACTGTCTGTGCACTTGCCCCATGAATAGAGAGGTCAATATAGCCCAATTTAAATGTTTCTCCAATAACCACGTAAAAATTGCATGGGGAACCCTATTTGGTCGcctccatttaacctatacctatttttttaaaagttttaacttgtacccactttttaaacaacttcagccccctttctcctcctccttctcccagTGATCTCCATATCTCCTCGGAATTAACATTGATGTAACAATATAATGGCTCGATTTATCATGTGTTTCATTGGTTTGGTTTTTTTACTAGTCTGTTATGCACACAGTTATGAAGCAAGAAAAATACTCTTGAACAACATGGAAAAGAAGAAGACTCCTAATCATCCTtctcaagaaaaagaaaagcaaaaaagatTTCATGCTTTAAGTTATTACGTTGTATTGTATAAAATGCCTTTTGAGCTTATGGGTGAATTAAGTGCTGATGTTTTCCTACTTCATTCTTGTACAGTTAAGAATCTTGTTCTTCTTCTCTAATTTTCATATGGAAAGTCAGTTAAAACATCAACTCCAAGAAGGCTGAAGTTCGCCAgatacaaacaaaaacttcagctcttcgccagttacaaacaaaaacttcagctctagagctaaagtttgacaactacaaaacaaaaacttcatctCTGGAGCTGAAGTCCGccaattacaaaacaaaaacttcagctctagagttgaagctcaccagttacaaaaacaaaaacttcagcttcgccagttacaaaacaaagctagttacaaaaacaaaaacttcaacaattacaaacaaaaatttcagcaaataaagaacaaaacttcagttaatatgcttaagttcagcaattacaaacaaaaacttcagcacatttggttcagcacacttgctacttcagtcccgtctactagaatgctgaagttttgcgtgattgtctttgctacttcagcaccatatgctgaagttacgcgaaaaagtgggtacgcttacaatttttttgcaaagcatgcacaagttaaaacgtgacccaaaaagcggatatagatgcaaatgcccctttTTACTGGGAAATATGTcataaatgaataaacaaatagTATAAACTGTTGAAAGTTGCCTAAAACTTGTGTATCACCTATTTATACATGTCTTCAGGTTCGAAGCATATCAGCCTGATAGCCTCTCATTTAATTCTTCTTTAAGTATTTATTAGCATTCAGACCAAACATGTCAGATCCACAAACCATAATAATTCATCACTGTCCACTCAGACAAAAGTTTTACCTTCATGTTGGCAGAAGTAAATGAAAACACAGATCTTTGACGAACGGAACAAGGGTATGTTGGACAATCATTGAGAAATATGGTCCAAGATATGAACTTAGAACACTTCCGCAGTATTTCCacttccatatatatatatgaattatgATATAAGTGTTTCCTCTACATTCACAGTGGCATGAAAGAATTTTGACGAGTTAAAGAATTGTGTGTCTCATAAAGATTAGAAAAGTATATAACTATGCTAGGCTATTGCTAACAACCGAGCTGGTACAAATGCTTTCTACAAAATGCCACCAAAATTCTGTTGCTACAAAATCACACCACTCAGAACAGACATCCAGTCCCTTCATCGTCCCATTTGGGCAATAATTTGAGAACCTGGAATGAAAAGTTAAAGTTTCTGTCAAGCGGCCACGGAATGCATGTTTTTTTGCCTATGAAGCTATACAAGGAATTCACACACATTTGGCAGAACTTCTGCAAGTTGTAATTAGCACTGGACCACAGCAATGCATATCATgtagttaaaagaaaaaaagtattCTATCTTAACCAGGCAAACACAGACAGGAACTAAAAACTCATTGCTCATTGCTAGTGGAACTTGCCCATAAGGTGGTCATCTGCTTTATCACATCCAGAACCAGGTGAAATATAGTATATGTGTAATCAAATAATTGACTTTGATCATGCAAGTGAAAAACTGCAGAACACAATAATTCTATCTTTCCAGATGGCACACCACACTTCCCAGAATATAAGTACCACAATTTCTGGTTATGCACGCACGACACAAGACTGTCCAAATTCTAGAAAAAAGACATGGTTTCTCCAATTTTTCTTGTGTTCAAGAAGGTAGAACAACGAGATTTAGACGTACCGAATCTACATAGACACCAGTCAAGTAGATGAAATGATATGTGTATTTAACACAATAGAAATGGAAAACTAGATGCGACTTGAAGCATCCCAATCAAGAAGACACATAGATAAGAACTTTTTATCAGACATGACTTGCATGAAATTACACTTGATGCAGAAAATTCAATTCTCACCGTAGGAACGGATTACATACAGCTGGAACCAACTCTCTTCACTGAACCTAGTGACGTGGTGTAAGCActgcaaaaagaagaaaagcaaaagaatgagAGAAAAGTGATAAATTTAAAGTAGTTCAAAACAAAAGGCACAAATAGGGACAATCTGAGAACAGGTTGAAGAAGTGAACTGTCTAATTTATGCCAAGAAACAAATGAATGCCAAATGCTAAAGCTGAAAATTATTAGCCAGTGCTGGAATTTTTACTTATAGCAGCATTTCAACCTAAATAACGGAAATGAACTACTACTGCTTGCAGCACCTTAAAAGCTTGAAAGACATTCTTAAACTTCCTGACATGAAGAAGAGAAGACTCCaaaatattttagtatttttttagtATTGGCAATATGCTTTCTCGAAGGAAGGGCTATTGTTTAAATTGCTTCAACCAGTCAAGATTAACGAAAACATGCTTTATTGGGGAGTGAGGGGTGATTGTTTAAGTTGCTTCAAGCAGTTAAGATTAACGAAAGCAAGGAggcataaaagaaaaaagagaagaatttgGAAGGTATGGGAGCCGAATGCAGCAGCTACTAGAAATTCAATTAATCACCAGCaataaaattaggatttttaCACCGGCCCAACCAATTGCTTTTAGGCTGACGGTTTTCCTTCAGTATTCGTACCCCACTCTTCGTCAGCCTCGTTTCCATTGACGAGTACTGCACCATCAGTAGAGTCAGCATCAACCACAACAGCCTCTTCTTGGCTCTCTTGTTGAATGTCATCTTGCTCATGTTCGTGCACCTCATCACCATTCTGTTCCACAACCTGGAGAGTTTAAACAAGGCAGAAAATCATTTTACACTTAGCATTTACCAACAACGATTAGCCGTATAAGGTGCTTGTATGAAGCTATCAACTACCCTCGAGTGTAGGAATATCTTTAGATGTTTGAAATACAAAGTAGTATGACACACTAGTTAATTCTCAGCTTCCTATAAAAAAAAATGCGGTAAATGCAAACTGTGCGTTTTTACTTCTTTTATCAAAAAGATCACATATAGTAAATGAATCCTCGTAAGAGACAAATAGAAACATGTCCATCTTATACCTCATGCTCCATATCTCCATTTTCAAGGGGTTCTTCATCCATTCTCATGTTGCTGAAAGCTTCTACAAGGTTGGTAGCTGGTCTATCAGCAAAATTTCCATAATCTGCTGCTGGTGGGTACACACCCCTAcaaagaaattagaaaaagaaCCTTGTTggtgcaaaattttcaaaatgaaattGTGTGCAATTTaacaatttcattttcagttaggCTCATAACTGGGAACCAGTCCACTCTAGTGTTAAAAATGCCCATCCATGCTTTTTATTTAGAACACAACCATGTTGAGTTCATACTCTAAACAATAAGAGGAAAGGAGCACAAATAGAAAAAGAGATGTAAAATGTGTTCAAAAAGAGGCGCAAGCACTCATAAACATTAGCAGGTCTGACCAAAGCATTAATATTTTCAAAGAGCCACCAGCATGCGAGCTACAAAAGATCCACGCAAAGGGGGAAGAGCTATCTATTTACACCTTTCCTCGGCGACTCTAGCTTCAACAGCATGTGCAATTTGCCAGTGCTCAAACAGGTTGGGATATTCTTCAGGATCAGCCAAAGCTTCTGCTGCTTTCTGGTTAACCTACAAGCGGAAATCATGCAGAAAGCTATGTTCAAAATATGACAAGGACTCCAGCTATATGGTCAAAGATAAGTCAGCAGACTGCTATCCTGAAGAAGCCCAAATATGCTATTGCATAAATGACTAAGAGCACATCTTAAAGTTAAAAAGGATGTATGTATCTGACACAGGGTGTTCTCATGCCACCATTGGCCTCTCAGGAAAGTCATCAAAAATATTTCTCGTGGCTATTTCACAGAAATTACATATAAATGCAAGCAGAACATGGAAAATAAAACACAACATTATTATCCAACAATATTTATTTTGATGTCTATAACAGACATAAAGAGCATCATCGAAGATCAAAGAGCTCCAAAGTTTCTTTGCACCATAAACTTAATTGTCAAAAAGAATGATCCCCCCAACACAAAACTGtagcaatttccttattttaaaaagaaaaagaagagagattTAAACTGAGGTAACGTCAGAAAACAAAGAGAAGCTCTGAGCTAGAGAATTGGCAGCTCTGGcagatttttaattattaaacaaTACATGTAAATATAAATGCACCCTCGAAACAGAATATCACTGACCTTATTGAGGTCCTTCTTCCAAATAGCAACTATTTCAGACACCTTACTTGGAAGATAAGATCTTGCCATAAATGCAGCCTCAGGTATCCGATTGCTACAAAGAAATTGCAATACAGAATATCATTCCAGTGTTGACAACAAACTGATGTGGCTACTTCGTATACTTAATTATATCAACTTCCCGCCATTTAAGCTTGTTCATGAGTGATTCTTGGTTCATATTACTTGCTAATCACTTAATTATCTCTTTGATGTATAGGAGTGCAATGAAAGGGAAACAAAGTGAAAATCCCTtcgaaagaagaaaaagagggagaggaagaaaaagaagaaaagaaaagaaaaactcacaAGACCCACGACCGCAGGCAATATGCACCATGATTGTGGTCCAAGGAGATTAAGAAAGCAGGGAGAAACAACATTGAAATCTCGATGGGGTCGAGAAGATTTTGGGCAGACTGTGACCCTGGTCTAACTCTACACAGTTTTGGATGAAATTTTGAAAGCTCGATAGCTCGACTGCAGTTACTACCCAGCAACCGCAGTCCTTTGAGATTTTGTGGCAAATCTCTTCCAGGGCAGCATGGTCTTTTGTGTTTTTGGATCCAAACCTATAAATAGTCGTCTTCTGGGTTTCTAACCTATGACTGGCTGGAGAACACATTTCGGAGAGCTTTCTTAAAAGCAACACCAAGTTTTGGTAAAACCACGCCGCAAGTTTAGAGTTTTTCCAAATTTATTCTCTACGACCATTTCGATGGCTTGTATTCGTCCTATCTTTGACTTTGCGTTGATGCTTTTCATGGGCTGTAACTAAATCACTATCCAAGGTTATGATGACCCTTACGATACTAAATACAAATTGATTCTTGGTCATTCTAAGGTGGATTTTAGTTATCTTGGTTTGTACCGCTCCTACTAGTCTGGCCAACAAATAGAATCCCATATTAGTATGAATTGGTCGGAATGTAATTCGACAATAAGGCAGACTGAATAGTCTGGGATTAGCTAATTAATTGATTTAATTAAGTTAACTTGTGACTGAGAATCAGGATATCCTTTCACCCCACATAGCTAATTCAATAAGCTTGAGACCAATATATCAAAATTAGTCTACTAGCATAGGGTGATAGGGATATAGCTTGATTGCTTAAATTAGGGTAGACTTGCATATGACTAGAACATTTACGTGAGTAAGTAATGTCTCCAAGCTAATAATTGAAACCAACGCAATCAAGTAGGAAAGCTTTACCCGTTAATTTTAACCAAAGTGTCAGTTCCAGTTGCAAAATTTAATTGTTTAAATTAGAAATATTTAGTTTAATCAATAACCACCTTAAGTGGTTGTTTGAATCAGCAATAATTGTAATAAACCTAGGACTTAATCATAAATGATCTAGCTCCACATGGGATGATACTCGAACTCTTGGTACACTTTACTTGCCAACAGCTGCATATTTTCAATAGGGTACCTTGGgggctatgttgctcggactctccgaaaatatCGATGGGtgtgtgtcggatcctccaaaaatagtgtatttttggaggatccgacacgggtgcggcagctgttttggagagtccgcgcaacatagcTTGGGGGTGATCACTAACCTATATAAAAGGATCTTAAATGAAAATTAAATACCTGTCAACCAACAGCTGAACGCACTGATCCACTTTACCCAAGAGGAACAGGCAAAGAAATGCAACATTGTTTTTCCCATGCTCTTTGGCAAAAGATGCTAGTTTAGTTATTCCTTCAGCATCTCCTAATGAGGAATAAAGCAGCAGTAAACCACTCAAGTCATTTGCATGCTTCAAACATTCCTCTGCCATCTCCAGCTGCAAGATATAAAAATTGTAATGTAGGCAAAGAATCCGTGTAAAGAGAACAGAAGACAAGTAAGAACTAAAAAGAACACATGCATTTTACAGAAGAATGACTAGGAGGCAGCACAAATCAAACCACAAACACCCTTTACGACTCAACTAGAAAGAGAAATATTGGCAAAACTTTCACAGATGTACTTTAACTGAAGATTTTTCCCAGCAGAAAAATGGGTATAGGTCAGGAGTTTTCAGCAAAAGAAACTTTCGGAAAACTGACTTGGAAGTTCCTATAAAAATTAAGGAGCTTAAACACCGGCCATTTGTAAAACCTCGTACATTTACTTGTTTTTGGAAATTCAAGTGGTTTTATTCTCCTTTCTCAGAATTTGTTTTcccaaaaaaaaaggggggggggggggctgggGGGCTCAAGTGGCTGTAAGTATCAGTTACCATTCCAGCAGACATTGCTAGATCACCCAACTGCTTCCATTTGGATTCACTCTGTGCTATTACAGCAATTTCCTGCAAAAAGAAGGGGCACGAGCCCATACTTAAACAACATATGGTTCTTTTCACATAAGTAAGTACAAAGGAAGAGAGAAGAGGCCAAACCACACGCTTTCACGAGTTAGCAGCCCTTACCTTCGCTATCTCTAATTTACCCAACTGTATGGCAAGTTCAAATCTGTAGTCAGGGTCAGTTGCAACTTCCAATGCTTCCTCCATCATTCCCCGTGATTCCAAGAAACGAGCAACACTATAGGGACCATTTGATCACAACTTAGGAACCTTGATGAATCCCATCATATAAGACAAAGAAGTAAATCCCCCACCCCCAAGTTGTGTAGCAAACAGACTGCCGCTACTGCATATTAATGCATACGCCAGTGCTCTCAGATCATGGGCTTAATAAGAGCTCTGAATGGCATTCAATCACATAGCTTAGCAACCAGAATACAACCCTAGCAGTGTGTCACAACCCAAggataattaaaaattatatcaATACTACAACTACGCCTCTATCAGAAACTAGATGCActcggctatatgaatcctcaataTCCATCGCGCACCATTTGGTTTCCAGTACTCAATAATTTGTCTATTAAGGAAATAATTTACATCATAAACTACACAAAAATGAAGTTTGTATTTTTGAACCCAGAGTTCATCACATTCTGCAACAATGTTGAAAGATGAGAGGAAAAATTGAAATCAAGCGCTATTTATTCGTCATGTTCCCAGAAAAGCAAGCTTATTTCAAGAAGAGAAAAGATGTACCTATTATGATGCTCCTTAGGAATTGATGGCAAGACCTCATTTGCTCTGTCCCAGTCACCACGCATCACAAGTGTCTTGTACTCGATCAAGCTGAGCAGTAAAGTATATCCCACAACACTGTAACGGAAAGCAATCAGGCTCATGTGTCAAAGAATCATAACTGAAATAAGTTCCAGAACCATGTAGAAAAGCTGCCACAAGCATACTCACTTGAACTCTTTGTCAACCAGGAAAACCCTACTTTGATTAGCAAGATATCCCAGCAAGTACATAGGTCGGTCTAAGTGAAACATTGTGGTAACCTACAGATTATAGAAAAACTGTTACTCTATCTGTATGAGAAGAGACATTcggaaaacaaataggtaagCAAAACTACGTGAATGAACTTTCATACCTCACCGCCTACACAGTAGTTCAGCCTCGAAGAAGAATTATTGTAAATGAAACAATCTCCAACCCAAATTCCAGTTCTGACCCGTTCATTTATCTCATAAAGAAGTTCAAAAGCTTCTTCAACACCTTGGTCATCTACAGATCTTCCACTATCTAAATGTGCAGAAACAACATCGCGCTGCAGGTTTAATATCAAAGGTACAATTAGAAAAATAGTtcacaaagaaaagaaaataaaataattcaaaaattgCTGAAAGAGAGCTCTCACATTGTATTTAAGTATGTAAAATGAAGAATCACTTGCAATAGCCACCAGATCACCACTGTCAGCCCAATAGAGGTTCTGAAGTAGTTGAAGCAGAAAATGCAAATGACATTGTAACAACCGTTAAAAGAGTAAAAGGATCACCCTAGTACATGCAGAAGTCAAGCTTATATATCTTACTTTGACATTAACATCAATTCGTCGTATCAACCTGCACTCAGTCCAATCGTAGAAACAAATGAAATCATTTGAGCACATTGCCAATAAAGTACCCCCATAGATGTGCTCAGCAGAGAAAGTGGGCCGGATGCTCTTCTTCTCCTGGAGACATCAACATAACCACTTTTAGGCCAGATGGtgaacaaaagaaactataaccCAAGTCCTAATGCACCCTTCAGCTTCAGGACAAAGAGAAGCTAAATGCATTTTACAGAGCTACAGCTTATCGCATGCACATGAACTTAAATTTACTTGTCAGGCCCTCAAAGAAGTAAGGGGTTCACTAAAAACAAGGTTTGGAatagaagaagaggaggagaCTGAGGGAGAGAGGGGTTAGCATCTAATTGGAGTACATTATTTAAAGTAATGTATCATTAGATCAGTAATACGCAATGTGATGCACAACATCAAAAAAAATTGGGCAAAACGTGAGGCGTTAGGAGGACAATCATGAACCTGGAAATTTTTGCTGAAAATCTTAATCCTTGAAGTACTTTCTCTCACAGCATATTCTCCATCAGAAGACCAAACAAATTCCAGGGCTTGGCCAAATGACCTATTTCTCCAGGCAAGAGCAGTATATATGATGTACTCTCCGTCTCCACAAGCAACGACAAACCTTCCGTTTGGATTATGCTTTAAGCTCTGTGAACAAGGGGAAATAGAATGAGATCAACAGTAAGTGACCACTGGTGAACATATCCTCAAAACTTAAGAGGGCAGATAGAAATTGCAACTAGTACATTTTAGCATACCCCTTTAAACCATGAGAAGATGATTACAAAACTAATGAAACAACACATCTTTAAGGACATAAGGAAAGCAAAAAAACAGGTACAGACACCATATCTTTCTGGATAAGCATCACTAATACAAAATGGCATTCCATCTTGAAAATCTAGACACTGAATAAACCAAGATCAGCAATCAGACTAAGAGTATATAAATTGCTCTTTTAACGGAAAGATTAAGAGTCTTAATAGGACGAGCATTACAGTATATGAGACCCAAACAGGATGACATCACATGAATAACCATTGAACTATTGAACGAGATCCAATTCGCTGTTGCAAAACAGGTTATACAAGATTGCACTAAAATGCTTGGTTTCAGCAGCGAATCTGACTCACTTGTGGGTATAGGTCACAAGTTCCCAATTCCTTGACAGCCAAAGGCAATCGTTCTCCCTCAGTAACCTGAAGTAAAGTAAACAGTCCATAAAACAAATTCAGTAGCAATTGAGTCAGGTGACCATAAAACAATATTCAGCAGTAATTTGGGTCAGGCGAACAAACATAGAGGCAATTCCATGTCATACCTCGTAATCTGCCCCCACACTCTTGATGTTAACAGTTTGAATCTCATTGTGCTTAGCCCAAATGACTTTTCCACTATTATCCATGCTAACAACAGGTACCTCTCGACCAAGTTTTACCATAATGGTTCCCTCATCATAGCCAATTACAACCCTGTACATTGAGCATATGAATCATAACTGCAGTTATCTGAATGAATGCAAATAGAGAGCACTAAGCAGAAGATGAAAATCCTGATCTACTTCTTAGCTCATATATTTTCCTAAATTTCACATATTTTATATTTGTTAATCTCACAAGTCCCTAACATTGACcttctttaaaaaacaaaacaaaatgctAGGTAGAAAGAATATAAATAATTGAAAAGCAAAATAAATGTGGAGACTAAACCGGTAGACATCAAAACAGAACAAAATTATAGCTATAAATCAATTATAGAAACTCACCTTCTTGAACCTTTCATATAACCAATAGCCCAAACTCTTTCAAGGCCATAATTCAACGTGTTCTCAAGTCTGCATGaaatacaaatgaaaagaaaaagccAAGAAATAAGGCCCAAGATTTACAAGAGAATACAATGAGTCAGAACCAGAGGAGTGTTTACATATGTA encodes the following:
- the LOC104240870 gene encoding coatomer subunit beta'-1, which gives rise to MPLRLEIKRKLAQRSERVKAVDLHPTEPWILASLYSGTLCIWNYQTQTMAQSFEVTELPVRSAKFIARKQWIVAGADDMFIRVFNYNTMDKVKVFEAHTDYIRCVAVHPTLPYVLSSSDDMLIKLWDWEKGWLCTQIFEGHSHYVMQVTFNPKDTNTFASASLDRTIKIWNLGSPDPNFTLDAHLKGVNCVDYFTGGDKPYLITGSDDHTAKVWDYQTKSCVQTLEGHTHNVSAVCFHPDLPIIITGSEDGTVRIWHATTYRLENTLNYGLERVWAIGYMKGSRRVVIGYDEGTIMVKLGREVPVVSMDNSGKVIWAKHNEIQTVNIKSVGADYEVTEGERLPLAVKELGTCDLYPQSLKHNPNGRFVVACGDGEYIIYTALAWRNRSFGQALEFVWSSDGEYAVRESTSRIKIFSKNFQEKKSIRPTFSAEHIYGGTLLAMCSNDFICFYDWTECRLIRRIDVNVKNLYWADSGDLVAIASDSSFYILKYNRDVVSAHLDSGRSVDDQGVEEAFELLYEINERVRTGIWVGDCFIYNNSSSRLNYCVGGEVTTMFHLDRPMYLLGYLANQSRVFLVDKEFNVVGYTLLLSLIEYKTLVMRGDWDRANEVLPSIPKEHHNSVARFLESRGMMEEALEVATDPDYRFELAIQLGKLEIAKEIAVIAQSESKWKQLGDLAMSAGMLEMAEECLKHANDLSGLLLLYSSLGDAEGITKLASFAKEHGKNNVAFLCLFLLGKVDQCVQLLVDSNRIPEAAFMARSYLPSKVSEIVAIWKKDLNKVNQKAAEALADPEEYPNLFEHWQIAHAVEARVAEERGVYPPAADYGNFADRPATNLVEAFSNMRMDEEPLENGDMEHEVVEQNGDEVHEHEQDDIQQESQEEAVVVDADSTDGAVLVNGNEADEEWVLTPRH